A portion of the Granulosicoccus antarcticus IMCC3135 genome contains these proteins:
- a CDS encoding cache domain-containing protein, which yields MSDDQLRGKGRYRWFNNRLAVMAALGLVAFASTASIAILAVRDVRATNEARMHDHLRAELAVHRNAVKAYLGDIADNLESLTEAPGSLTMLKEFEMVASALGQDAGVRLQRAYIDENPNSPLRRDDLLRSGENSAYDAVHARYHQWLRDLVKEHDYYDLFVVSGSGDILYTVHKRMDFATSLVDGPFADTELADTFAQLRDDAFPGDLVFGDFVAYEPNDGKPAAFVGMPLMEADGFAGALIVQLRTRPFGARMDTARALGESGKAYLVGPDRLTRSGSRVGGNQDALGLRIDTPSVERALAGLSGVQVINDHRGVSVFSAHAPLVWNGTSWAVVVEIDHAAVDGPIRELMTRLVLGSGLCILLAALLGWVVGAPEPRARVVLPVLGDDSLDV from the coding sequence ATGAGCGATGATCAGCTGAGAGGTAAAGGGCGCTACCGATGGTTCAACAATCGCCTGGCGGTTATGGCTGCGCTCGGCCTGGTCGCATTCGCCAGCACAGCGTCGATCGCAATACTCGCCGTGCGTGACGTCCGTGCCACGAACGAGGCGCGTATGCACGACCATTTGCGGGCAGAGCTTGCGGTACATCGCAATGCAGTAAAAGCTTATCTGGGCGACATTGCCGACAATCTGGAGAGTCTGACGGAGGCCCCGGGCAGTCTGACAATGCTGAAGGAATTCGAGATGGTCGCAAGCGCGCTTGGGCAAGACGCAGGAGTGCGTTTGCAGCGGGCCTATATAGACGAGAACCCCAACTCGCCATTGCGTCGAGATGATCTCCTGCGATCAGGCGAAAACAGCGCCTATGACGCTGTACATGCCCGCTACCATCAGTGGTTGCGTGATCTGGTCAAAGAGCACGACTATTACGATCTGTTCGTGGTCTCCGGAAGTGGCGACATTCTCTATACCGTTCACAAGAGGATGGATTTTGCGACCAGTCTGGTCGATGGACCCTTTGCTGATACAGAGCTTGCTGACACCTTCGCGCAACTACGCGATGACGCCTTCCCCGGAGATCTTGTTTTTGGTGACTTTGTCGCCTACGAACCGAACGATGGCAAGCCTGCGGCCTTCGTCGGTATGCCATTGATGGAGGCTGACGGGTTTGCTGGAGCTCTTATCGTGCAACTTCGCACGCGTCCCTTTGGCGCACGCATGGATACCGCCCGCGCACTCGGCGAGAGCGGCAAAGCCTACCTTGTCGGCCCCGACCGCTTGACTCGTTCTGGTTCACGCGTGGGTGGAAATCAGGATGCGCTTGGGCTGCGCATTGACACGCCGAGCGTTGAACGTGCACTGGCTGGTCTCTCGGGCGTGCAGGTGATCAATGATCATCGTGGAGTGTCGGTCTTCTCGGCTCACGCGCCGCTCGTCTGGAACGGGACGAGCTGGGCGGTGGTCGTGGAAATCGATCACGCCGCAGTCGACGGCCCGATCCGTGAGCTGATGACCAGGCTTGTGCTCGGCTCCGGGCTATGCATTTTACTGGCAGCACTGTTGGGCTGGGTGGTGGGCGCGCCAGAGCCGCGAGCCAGGGTGGTGCTGCCGGTGCTCGGGGACGACTCTCTCGACGTCTGA
- a CDS encoding HD domain-containing phosphohydrolase, with translation MRVPSLRLWLPGKLRLRQPWARESASRRSLRVNIGVAFSLLIFVLGSGLITFSHERHRRIALVTASELFERSTAQLAADISSLYGPAETLVNLTATLANELPILVTDRDLLLVHFAAALDDHPNVEAVFVGEGDGSFFLLRSIKDSPDSSGLDTVVPAGTRYQVESVERGQGEGAQYEHVFLGKDLEWLGANEAFITGYDPRSRDWYRLASRSSELLHTDFHTFFTTRETGTTIARRIGETKSVVGVDITLEILSAALGKLSTSATGEIIVFTEDGRLLGSDKPDRMGGTGKLRPSGSSPRIADFDEPILDELFHRFVEGDRDASLMLNAAGQSWFASIRPVRFGSNRESAFMAIAVPEKEMLSALERVRLQSAAFALVALALSVLFAWYLSTSISKSTAQLAAETREMSRLRFHSPITVRSRIAEIDALARSMAVLKAALQRFTRVAVSLSAEEGSDGVARVLLAEAKAASRAQVARLFLVSDDEKWLVAFEPDDAIEEADVDVRAGGSASIGRARIALESTDWQGVSVPPEVFALNAGRTVIDGVDVEPRGAESSVQADARLLLVPLKADDERAIGVLQLSVSPAGGASLQVDEENVRFLELLAASAAVAIRNRQLIEAQQATFESLIRLLAAAIDAKSPYTGRHCERVPVLTERLASAASASEAPAFRNFHLDEHRARELHVASWLHDCGKVTTPEHLVDKATKLETVYNRIHEIRTRFEVLWRDAEIDYLRAVDGLPGGERESLSAELERRRIELRADFSFIASCNIGSEGMDEESVERIRAIGRQAWMRHFDNTLGISQAELKRMRNHGSASLPATEQLLCDRPEHRIEWHAQPDPAERERHGFTAPVPENEYDHGELHNLTIRYGTLTAEERHKINDHVNQTILMLDSVSFPKNLKRVPAIAGSHHEKLDGSGYPRGLGAQELGIEERIMTIADIFEALTAPDRPYKRAKTLGESLLIMRDMGEQGLIDAELLELFVESGIPQEYARENLAAVQIDIPISVRPAVNPIGERINDER, from the coding sequence GTGAGAGTACCCTCGTTACGGCTATGGTTGCCCGGCAAGCTTCGCCTGCGTCAACCATGGGCACGTGAAAGCGCATCCCGGCGTAGTCTGCGGGTCAATATCGGAGTCGCTTTTTCGCTCCTGATTTTCGTACTTGGCAGCGGCCTGATTACTTTCTCGCACGAGCGCCATCGACGCATTGCCTTGGTCACAGCTAGCGAGCTGTTCGAACGTAGTACCGCACAACTGGCTGCGGACATCAGCTCGCTCTACGGGCCAGCCGAGACGCTTGTGAACCTGACTGCAACGCTTGCGAACGAGCTGCCTATCCTCGTCACTGATCGAGATCTGTTGCTTGTTCATTTCGCTGCAGCGCTTGACGATCATCCCAATGTCGAGGCCGTTTTTGTGGGGGAAGGTGACGGCAGTTTTTTCCTCCTTCGCAGTATCAAGGACTCGCCTGACTCAAGCGGGCTGGACACCGTGGTGCCAGCGGGTACTCGTTACCAGGTGGAGTCGGTGGAGCGCGGGCAAGGTGAGGGCGCACAATATGAACATGTGTTTCTCGGTAAGGATCTCGAATGGCTAGGGGCGAACGAGGCCTTCATCACCGGTTATGATCCGCGATCTCGCGACTGGTATCGGCTCGCATCGCGTTCGAGTGAGCTTTTACACACCGATTTTCATACCTTCTTTACTACGCGCGAGACGGGTACAACGATAGCTCGACGCATTGGTGAAACGAAGTCCGTGGTCGGTGTGGATATAACGCTTGAGATTCTTTCGGCGGCGCTCGGCAAACTGTCAACGAGCGCCACAGGGGAGATTATCGTGTTCACCGAGGATGGCAGGCTCCTGGGCTCGGACAAGCCAGATCGTATGGGCGGTACCGGTAAGCTTCGTCCATCGGGTTCGAGCCCACGGATTGCTGACTTCGATGAGCCCATTCTTGACGAGCTCTTCCACCGCTTCGTTGAGGGCGATCGCGATGCCTCACTTATGCTCAACGCCGCGGGGCAGTCCTGGTTCGCATCGATTCGTCCTGTCAGATTCGGCTCGAATCGTGAGAGCGCTTTTATGGCAATCGCAGTCCCGGAGAAGGAGATGCTTTCGGCACTCGAGCGCGTGCGTCTGCAAAGCGCTGCATTCGCGCTAGTTGCACTTGCGCTCTCGGTGCTGTTTGCATGGTACCTCTCCACCTCTATCTCGAAATCAACGGCGCAGCTGGCTGCCGAGACGCGTGAGATGAGCCGTCTGCGCTTCCACTCGCCTATCACAGTACGTTCGCGTATCGCCGAAATCGACGCGCTGGCTCGCTCGATGGCTGTCTTGAAAGCGGCATTGCAGCGCTTCACCCGAGTGGCTGTATCGCTGTCGGCAGAAGAGGGTAGTGATGGCGTTGCGCGGGTCCTGCTCGCAGAGGCCAAGGCGGCCTCGCGAGCGCAGGTCGCCAGGTTGTTTCTGGTGTCAGATGATGAGAAGTGGCTCGTGGCGTTCGAACCCGACGATGCAATTGAGGAGGCAGATGTTGACGTCCGCGCTGGAGGTTCGGCCAGCATCGGTAGGGCGAGAATTGCTCTCGAATCGACCGACTGGCAGGGCGTGAGTGTCCCCCCGGAGGTGTTCGCGCTGAACGCTGGTCGTACGGTCATCGACGGGGTTGACGTTGAGCCGCGCGGTGCAGAGAGTTCGGTGCAAGCTGATGCAAGACTGCTTCTGGTGCCACTCAAAGCCGATGATGAGCGAGCAATAGGGGTTTTGCAGCTCAGCGTATCGCCCGCAGGCGGCGCATCGCTTCAGGTTGACGAGGAAAACGTTCGTTTTCTTGAATTGCTGGCCGCCAGTGCCGCCGTTGCGATCCGCAATCGTCAGCTGATCGAAGCTCAGCAAGCGACCTTTGAGTCTCTGATCCGGTTGTTGGCGGCGGCGATCGATGCGAAGTCGCCGTATACCGGACGCCATTGTGAGCGTGTGCCGGTGTTAACCGAACGGCTGGCGAGTGCGGCGAGTGCCTCAGAGGCACCCGCTTTTCGCAACTTTCATCTGGATGAGCATCGTGCACGTGAACTGCATGTCGCCAGTTGGCTGCACGATTGTGGCAAGGTGACGACGCCAGAGCACCTCGTCGACAAGGCCACCAAGCTCGAAACGGTATATAACCGAATCCACGAGATTCGTACGCGTTTCGAGGTGTTGTGGCGCGACGCCGAGATTGACTACTTGCGTGCCGTCGATGGTCTGCCCGGTGGCGAGCGGGAATCGCTGAGTGCCGAGCTGGAAAGGCGGCGCATTGAGTTACGGGCGGATTTCTCTTTTATTGCGAGCTGCAATATCGGCAGCGAGGGCATGGACGAAGAGAGTGTCGAGCGTATACGGGCGATAGGCCGTCAAGCCTGGATGCGTCATTTTGACAATACACTCGGGATCTCGCAGGCCGAACTCAAGCGCATGCGCAATCATGGTTCCGCCTCATTGCCTGCAACAGAACAACTGCTTTGCGATCGCCCGGAGCACCGGATTGAGTGGCATGCCCAGCCCGATCCGGCCGAGCGTGAGCGTCACGGGTTCACCGCCCCTGTGCCGGAGAACGAGTACGATCATGGCGAGCTCCACAACCTGACGATCCGCTACGGTACGTTGACGGCAGAAGAGCGGCACAAGATCAACGATCACGTCAACCAGACGATACTCATGCTTGACAGCGTGTCGTTCCCGAAAAATCTCAAAAGAGTCCCGGCGATAGCTGGTAGTCACCATGAGAAGCTCGATGGTTCAGGCTACCCGCGTGGGCTGGGTGCGCAGGAACTGGGTATCGAGGAGCGCATCATGACGATCGCCGATATCTTTGAGGCGCTGACCGCTCCGGATCGACCCTACAAGCGCGCAAAGACACTGGGCGAGTCACTTTTGATCATGCGAGATATGGGGGAACAGGGGCTAATCGATGCCGAGCTGTTGGAACTCTTCGTTGAGTCTGGCATTCCGCAGGAGTACGCGCGTGAGAATCTCGCCGCGGTGCAAATCGACATTCCGATTTCCGTGAGACCAGCAGTAAATCCGATAGGGGAGCGCATAAACGATGAGCGATGA
- a CDS encoding hybrid sensor histidine kinase/response regulator has protein sequence MGIRTTLNKSLVLPISALALAAVVLVSIFTYQTGNAQLEQRIHNLAQSSAVLFEDLLWQMDNSTIEVLLEKYVSLGAVTAAQITAKDPDYNLQVGDSQPAASSYRYSHILERKDSHSTRQIGILTLEMSYQLVWDMVRTRILETLAVASLAVLATTFIIQYLLNNRLVEPVLKISNGLDNWHGDWHDFKINLGRNEHHSKSHENELDRLVSSIHGMRDQILAANRIIETKDERLLSAARIAGIGYASFDLGSGKIVECDDIFASMSGQTVGEMMVASSREDMLNKRLHADDFDQMMEIRRQLAHGIETEGAFRIANATGDYRHIRQLFTVASRKQGESSLVLVVAQDVTELNRLQSTLVHAQKVKNIGNLTGGVAHDFNNILAVISGNLELLEERISEPLARGYVQTSFRAVKHGAELTHQLLAFARKQPLQPEVLDPSRLIRDSLSLLRTSVGESVDLEVVTDGGLWRTEVDKTQLEAAIMNLVINARDAMPNGGKLTIEVGNTRLDRDYSQLHYEVQPGQYVCIAITDSGCGMSAMTISQAMEPFFTTKDVGKGTGLGLSMAYGFVKQSGGHLKIYSEIARGTTVKLYLPRAKASQEAPPSPLTAPIATRFHGLHVFLVEDNDELRQTFTLQLEEMGALVNSASDGNTAFRLAPGIPQIDLILCDVILPNGMKGPEVVAGLKDAYPDAAVIYMSGYTENAIIHQGRLDDGVIMLQKPFSRADLVTAFTRASEAVSESLLIT, from the coding sequence ATGGGCATTCGCACGACACTCAACAAGAGCCTGGTCCTGCCTATATCGGCACTGGCACTGGCGGCTGTCGTACTGGTCTCCATTTTCACCTACCAGACAGGCAATGCTCAACTGGAGCAACGAATACATAATCTTGCGCAAAGCAGCGCCGTGCTGTTCGAAGATCTGCTATGGCAAATGGACAATTCAACGATTGAGGTATTGCTGGAAAAATACGTCAGTCTGGGCGCCGTGACAGCGGCACAGATTACGGCAAAAGACCCCGATTACAATCTGCAGGTAGGCGATAGCCAGCCTGCAGCTTCCTCCTATCGTTATTCTCATATCCTGGAGCGTAAGGACTCTCATTCCACTAGGCAGATAGGCATACTGACTCTGGAGATGAGTTATCAGCTTGTCTGGGATATGGTTCGCACTCGTATTCTCGAGACTCTTGCCGTTGCCTCGTTAGCGGTGCTTGCTACCACATTCATCATCCAGTATTTGCTGAATAACAGACTGGTAGAACCAGTTCTGAAAATATCCAACGGACTCGATAACTGGCATGGTGACTGGCATGACTTCAAGATAAATCTTGGCAGGAACGAGCACCACAGCAAGTCGCACGAAAACGAACTGGACCGCCTGGTCAGTTCGATTCATGGCATGCGGGATCAGATTCTGGCGGCCAACCGGATTATCGAAACAAAAGACGAGCGCCTGCTCAGTGCTGCCCGAATTGCCGGGATTGGCTATGCCTCCTTTGATCTGGGTAGTGGAAAGATTGTCGAATGTGATGATATTTTCGCAAGCATGTCCGGTCAGACTGTTGGCGAAATGATGGTGGCCTCCAGTCGAGAAGACATGCTGAACAAGCGACTGCATGCTGATGACTTCGATCAAATGATGGAAATACGTCGGCAACTTGCACATGGTATTGAGACGGAAGGAGCCTTCAGAATTGCTAACGCCACAGGCGACTATCGTCACATACGCCAGCTGTTCACCGTAGCTTCCCGCAAACAAGGAGAATCCTCATTGGTGCTTGTCGTTGCCCAGGACGTTACGGAGCTCAATCGTTTGCAGAGTACGTTGGTTCATGCGCAGAAAGTCAAGAACATCGGCAATCTGACTGGCGGGGTCGCACACGATTTCAACAATATCCTGGCTGTGATCTCCGGGAACCTGGAGTTACTGGAAGAACGAATATCAGAGCCATTAGCCCGGGGTTATGTTCAGACCTCCTTCCGTGCCGTCAAGCATGGCGCCGAGCTCACTCATCAACTACTGGCGTTTGCACGCAAACAACCTTTGCAGCCAGAGGTGCTTGATCCATCCCGGTTGATTCGGGACTCACTTTCGCTCCTGCGCACCTCCGTGGGAGAAAGCGTGGATCTGGAGGTAGTTACAGACGGTGGATTGTGGCGTACCGAAGTGGATAAAACACAGCTTGAAGCCGCTATCATGAATCTGGTGATCAACGCCCGAGACGCCATGCCCAATGGTGGAAAACTCACAATAGAAGTCGGTAATACAAGACTGGATAGAGATTATTCTCAGCTTCACTATGAAGTTCAGCCCGGACAATACGTCTGTATCGCTATTACCGACAGCGGCTGCGGCATGAGCGCAATGACGATCAGCCAGGCAATGGAACCCTTCTTCACAACCAAGGATGTAGGCAAGGGCACCGGGCTTGGACTGTCGATGGCCTATGGCTTTGTCAAACAGTCCGGAGGGCACCTGAAGATTTATTCTGAAATTGCTCGTGGCACGACAGTGAAACTCTATTTACCGCGTGCCAAAGCATCACAGGAAGCCCCTCCGTCACCATTAACAGCGCCCATTGCCACTCGGTTCCACGGCTTACACGTGTTTCTGGTGGAAGACAATGACGAACTGCGGCAGACCTTCACTCTGCAACTGGAAGAAATGGGGGCACTTGTTAACAGTGCATCCGATGGCAATACAGCCTTTCGCCTGGCCCCGGGCATTCCTCAAATCGATCTTATTCTGTGCGACGTCATTCTTCCAAATGGCATGAAGGGGCCTGAAGTGGTAGCTGGCCTGAAAGACGCCTATCCGGATGCGGCAGTCATCTATATGTCTGGCTATACAGAGAATGCCATCATTCACCAGGGCAGGCTCGACGACGGCGTTATCATGTTGCAGAAGCCGTTTTCCAGGGCAGACCTGGTGACAGCTTTCACCAGGGCATCTGAGGCTGTTTCAGAGTCGTTGCTGATCACCTGA